One region of Drosophila teissieri strain GT53w chromosome 2L, Prin_Dtei_1.1, whole genome shotgun sequence genomic DNA includes:
- the LOC122620815 gene encoding uncharacterized protein LOC122620815: MEYQHYLSKQLSLFHYHLLFDYGALIKAATCIAFGAVCGWIMSLITFVVYKTAVGLGVKPRACDNDDKYDDLDLDVHTEYGYGCDRMLSQCQELSDWLVRTQ; encoded by the coding sequence ATGGAGTATCAGCACTATTTGAGCAAACAGCTGAGCCTTTTCCACTACCATCTACTCTTCGACTATGGAGCACTGATCAAGGCGGCCACTTGCATTGCCTTCGGCGCCGTCTGCGGCTGGATAATGAGCCTGATCACATTCGTGGTGTACAAGACGGCAGTTGGCCTGGGAGTCAAACCCAGGGCATGTGACAACGATGATAAGTACGATGATCTCGACCTGGACGTGCATACGgagtatgggtatgggtgCGACCGAATGCTGTCCCAATGCCAGGAGCTTAGTGATTGGCTTGTGAGGACACAGTAA